One region of Thiorhodovibrio frisius genomic DNA includes:
- a CDS encoding HesB/IscA family protein, producing MAVTLTDAAARHISGMIDKRGHGLGIRIGTKKSGCTGFAYEVDYADQVDDSDQIFESHGVKVIVDADSLPRIDGTEVDFVKSSLLNEGFEFRNPNVKDACGCGESFNV from the coding sequence ATGGCAGTTACCCTGACAGATGCCGCAGCACGGCATATCTCCGGAATGATCGACAAACGCGGACATGGTCTTGGTATTCGCATTGGCACCAAGAAAAGCGGCTGCACCGGCTTTGCCTACGAAGTGGATTACGCCGACCAGGTCGACGACAGCGATCAGATATTCGAAAGCCACGGTGTTAAAGTCATCGTGGACGCGGACAGCCTGCCGCGCATCGACGGTACCGAGGTGGATTTCGTCAAGTCCAGCTTGCTGAACGAGGGTTTCGAGTTCCGCAACCCCAATGTGAAGGACGCCTGCGGCTGCGGCGAGTCCTTCAACGTCTGA